The Macrobrachium rosenbergii isolate ZJJX-2024 chromosome 7, ASM4041242v1, whole genome shotgun sequence genome segment TTGTGTTTCTACCGTTTCTAAAACATTCACCTTTTATCAAACTGTATTCCATGGCATCGTTAAGTGTTCCATTTCATTCGTTTACTGATTTGTCAATCTCATctctcttttttcgttttttttttataattaagagcTCGATATCGGTATTATGACCGCTCATACCACTTGACATATAAAGCAAAAATGGCTGCATGTTGCATCGGGTATTATAATCATAGATCtcacttattcttatttataaattacCCTGATATGCCGACGccctttaatgtttaatttccaaGGAAAAATTGCCTATGGTTTCAgtatctatcaatcaatcagtctataTGTCTTTCCGTTGGAAAGCGCTGCTTAGAGTGTGATTTACTAGTGTCAGTTTGGCCTCATGCGTATTCTCACCTAGCAGATCAagtcctttaattttactttgctccaattttaaaatcaaattttaattacAAATCTTTAGGACCAGCACTATAAGATACTGAATAAAAACTCAGCTATcttgtcaaaataattttataataatagtataattactctctctctctctctctctctctctctctctctctctctctctcaaatgcataCATTTGATCCGGAGGAATTAGTAGGAACCCCAACCAGGAAACACCTTTCCTACTTCCCTCCCTGATATATTGCGATGCCTTTGAGGCGGAGAGAATTTCATTTAAGTTTGGATAAGAAGCCGgcacggataaaaaaaaaaaatataatagtggTGAAAATAATGGGATGAGTTCAAAGGGATCCTGTATCGATTGGTAGGGCGAGAGAGGAGCGAATGTAAACCTTAGGTGCGTGGAAGATGTGTTTTAAGGAAGGATGCTTGCTGTTTAAGCAGGTAGGGATGTAACAAGGATTAGGGAATTTGGTCCGAATGGAAGCTTTGCATGGCTGGAAACTGATGCGATGAGCTGATGTAAATCTATGATCGAGGGATGTTATGGAAGTTGTGTGCATAGGCGTTCATCCACAGTTCAGCTATGAAAGTATGAAAGTGACAGTTCAGATCACACTATCTTCTTCCTCGAGAGTCTATCcatgctgtatatgtgtgtatatatatatatagacataatatagCTATGGAAAATATTCTGTATCAAgcgatacataaatatatatatatatatatatatatatatattttaataaatggatagaaaactaGAATGCTTTTGTATCAGGagctccattatgtctactgtctTTAAATAAATGGAGTGTGCTTTCTAGCTCCATTATAATACtgtctgatgtatatatatatatatatatatatatatatatatatatatatatatatatatatatatatatatatatatatatatatatatgtacacatataatatatatatatatatatatatatatatatatatattataacacacacatacataatacagatatatacacacacacacacacacatatatatatatatatatatatatatatatatatatatatatatatatatatatatatatatatatatatatatgagcaagcATAAAAGTAAATGTATGTTTCTGAGAAGATAATATACAATCACGTTTTTGTCTGAATGAATGAAGAAGTAAAATTTTCCAGATTACAACTCTCAAAGAAACTACAAGTAgaagtgaataaaatatgaacTTAATTTCCTATAAATTCCATTTCATCGAAATTAAAATACGTAGTTAAATAACCATTCAGTAATATAAATGCAGATATTATTCAAATTCAATTCCCcgatataaaaaaacacttaaattttctaCCAagaatttgcaaaaaataaaaaattatttttccctagacccttcttcttttctttctattaatttacttttttcaaaactttcataCTTTTTCCAAGATCCCTAATTAAAACTTTCCTTTGCAAATCCTTTTATTCTAATATAGTTATCAAGATCTTTTCAGGcttcttttttaagatttatcAATACTACTATTCTTTTTTTCTAGACAATTCACTTTTCCTTGAAACTTGGTAGCTTCTGATTTTTTCGAAATCCCTTTTTATAGATACACTGCTCATTTTCCGTTTTACCCTTAGTAACCGAATCCTTCATCATATTTTTAAAGGCTCTTTTACATTTCATCCTGTATCCAAGGATTGTTTTTTTAAGATCCTTGCACGTCTCCATCTTAGTTttccggcttttttttttttttgtgcatatcCTTACTTTTAGTTTTAATCCTTTTCCAGGTCCTGTTATTCACCTTACATAGCCTTTTTTTCCTTTCGAAATACTTTTAATCCTTATTTAAATAATgatatgtttctcttttttatcagattttttaatattttttttaaacccatTTACAATGCTTTCCGAATCCCTGTATCTTTTTCTGGATCCAGCTGTCCTTTTTTTAAACCCATTCATCCTTGTATCCTCTTTTCCAGATCCATATCTTTTTTTCTGGAACCATCTGTACTTTTTTGCAACCACCCatccttttatcctcttttccGGATACCTGTATCTCTTTTTCTGGATGTATCTGTCCTTTTTTTCCGaactttagatccttgtaccCTCTTTTCTGAATCATTGCATTTTTCCTGGATCCATCAATCCTGTTTGTATCAAACCCACTCATCCTTGTATCCTCTTTTCCAGATCCGGCCAGAAACACGAAGAGAGGCTACGACCGACTCACGACCAACGACGACGACCCCAATGGAAACACAAGCCCGATCCACCTAGCCGCCCCTCCGTCGTCGACGGTCACCACGCCCACGGAAGGCGAGGTCACCACACCCCTGACGCCCATGACGCCATCCACAGACATGGAGGTCACCTCGACGGGGTCTGCCTCGGTCGTCGAGTCGTCGTCCGATTACGACCACTGCATGAGTCAGACGGATTCGGACGATTCCGATGTGgacgacgatgacgatgatgatgacgatgatgacgac includes the following:
- the LOC136840534 gene encoding uncharacterized protein translates to MTPSTDMEVTSTGSASVVESSSDYDHCMSQTDSDDSDVDDDDDDDDDDDDDDDDEDDDDEARTCNVCDRSFPTTRLLASHQTRKRHYG